From Lysobacter silvisoli, the proteins below share one genomic window:
- the folP gene encoding dihydropteroate synthase, with protein sequence MFDTSPVLDCNGRPLKLDRPRVLGIVNVTPDSFSDGGQHDTLDAAVAHGLRLAQEGADALDIGGESTRPGADAVPLEEELRRVLPVIERLARETALPISVDTSKPEVMRAAVAAGAGLINDVYALRQEGALEAASELGVPVVLMHMQGEPRSMQAAPQYDDVVAQVHRFLAERIFAAEMAGIAKQRIVVDPGFGFGKTLEHNLILLAQLGRYAELGVPVLAGLSRKRSIGELTGREDARERVYGSVAAHLIAAQRGARLLRVHDVAATVDALKVWEAVAAQAQPRRAAAPSMPKWPDDE encoded by the coding sequence ATGTTCGACACCAGCCCCGTCCTCGACTGCAACGGGCGCCCGCTGAAGCTGGACCGCCCGCGCGTGCTCGGCATCGTCAACGTCACGCCGGATTCCTTTTCCGACGGCGGTCAGCACGACACGCTGGACGCCGCGGTGGCGCACGGCCTCAGGCTCGCCCAGGAGGGCGCCGACGCGCTCGACATCGGCGGCGAATCCACCCGCCCGGGCGCGGACGCGGTGCCGCTGGAAGAGGAGCTGCGCCGGGTGCTGCCGGTGATCGAACGGCTGGCGCGCGAAACGGCGCTGCCGATCAGCGTGGACACGTCCAAGCCCGAGGTCATGCGCGCCGCGGTCGCGGCCGGCGCGGGCCTGATCAACGACGTCTACGCGCTGCGCCAGGAGGGCGCGCTGGAAGCCGCGTCCGAACTGGGCGTGCCGGTGGTGCTGATGCATATGCAGGGAGAACCGCGCAGCATGCAGGCCGCGCCGCAGTACGACGACGTGGTCGCGCAGGTGCACCGCTTCCTGGCCGAGCGCATCTTCGCCGCCGAGATGGCCGGCATCGCCAAGCAGCGCATCGTGGTCGATCCCGGCTTCGGCTTCGGCAAGACCCTGGAGCACAACCTCATCCTGCTCGCGCAGCTGGGACGCTATGCCGAACTCGGCGTGCCGGTGCTGGCCGGCCTGTCGCGCAAGCGCAGCATCGGCGAGCTCACCGGTCGCGAGGACGCGCGCGAGCGCGTGTACGGTTCGGTGGCCGCGCATTTGATCGCCGCGCAGCGCGGCGCGCGCCTGCTGCGCGTGCACGACGTGGCCGCGACCGTGGACGCGCTGAAGGTATGGGAGGCGGTAGCCGCGCAAGCGCAGCCGCGCCGCGCCGCAGCGCCGTCCATGCCGAAGTGGCCCGACGACGAATAG
- a CDS encoding M15 family metallopeptidase, translating into MRSDARRSARGPSGTDLINTPDIELWPGGLLRARNGHDARALARARHVLRRKRDGQYLAADLPEGLLPLVQRLTREPGIEQALDALQRAAAPRRPGLERIAELPLDRLEERLHALGLDADGYGERTGLDLVPEPDRLAYAGHDRYRRPLWLHPLAARAWSHLHEAALRDGVVLEAISGYRSHDYQLGIFERKLARGQSVEQILTVNAAPGYSEHHSGLALDIGAPDQPPAEESFETTAAFAWLREHAPGRGFVMSYPRDNPHGIVYEPWHWKFLAA; encoded by the coding sequence ATGCGCAGCGACGCCCGACGATCGGCCCGGGGCCCCAGCGGCACCGATCTCATCAACACACCGGACATCGAACTCTGGCCCGGCGGCCTGCTGCGCGCGCGCAACGGCCACGACGCCCGCGCCCTGGCGCGCGCGCGCCATGTGCTGCGGCGCAAGCGCGACGGCCAGTACCTGGCCGCCGACCTGCCCGAGGGCCTGCTGCCGCTGGTGCAGCGGCTGACCCGCGAGCCCGGCATCGAACAGGCCCTGGACGCGCTGCAGCGCGCCGCCGCGCCGCGCCGGCCGGGCCTGGAACGCATCGCCGAACTGCCTTTGGACCGGCTGGAAGAACGCCTGCACGCGCTGGGCCTGGACGCCGACGGCTACGGCGAGCGCACCGGCCTGGACCTGGTGCCCGAGCCCGACCGCCTGGCCTACGCCGGCCACGACCGCTACCGCCGCCCGCTGTGGCTGCACCCGCTGGCCGCGCGCGCCTGGTCGCACCTGCACGAGGCCGCGCTGCGCGACGGCGTGGTGCTGGAGGCGATCTCCGGCTACCGCAGCCACGACTACCAACTGGGCATCTTCGAACGCAAGCTCGCGCGCGGGCAGAGCGTGGAGCAGATCCTCACCGTCAACGCCGCGCCCGGCTACAGCGAACACCACTCCGGCCTGGCCCTGGACATCGGCGCGCCGGACCAGCCGCCGGCCGAGGAATCCTTCGAAACCACCGCCGCCTTCGCCTGGCTGCGCGAGCACGCGCCCGGCCGCGGTTTCGTCATGAGCTACCCGCGCGACAACCCGCATGGGATCGTGTACGAGCCGTGGCATTGGAAGTTCCTGGCCGCCTGA
- the hflX gene encoding ribosome rescue GTPase HflX, translated as MFERSRKGEHALLIQPHAGGPPDEGVLEEFADLAKSAGATVAAVLTARIDRPNAAMLIGSGKLAEVKAAADATGADLILINHPLSPGQERNLERALERRVVDRTGLILDIFSQRAQSAEGKLQVELAQLKHMATRLVRGWTHLERQRGGSIGLRGPGETQLETDRRLLQKRVEQLQRRLDKVEVQRTQMRRARVRSELPRVALVGYTNAGKSTLFNALTGAEAYAADQLFATLDPTVRRIELSGGAVVLADTVGFVRDLPHELVAAFRSTLSESREADLLLHVIDAADPLRDERIAQVDAVLKEIGAGDLPQLLVFNKIDRLDGAQPRIDRPGEGRTRVWLSAREGRGLDLLRSALAESLELRHVAGTLRVAPRDARLRARLHELGAVRAERADEHGWELEVDLAIADAQRLFAQPHGESLRPLLEAVLEPDDLV; from the coding sequence ATGTTCGAACGTTCCCGTAAGGGCGAGCACGCCCTGTTGATCCAGCCCCACGCCGGCGGTCCGCCGGACGAGGGCGTGCTGGAAGAATTCGCCGACCTGGCCAAATCGGCCGGCGCCACCGTGGCCGCGGTGCTGACCGCGCGCATCGACCGTCCCAACGCGGCCATGCTGATCGGCAGCGGCAAGCTGGCCGAGGTCAAGGCCGCCGCCGACGCCACCGGCGCCGACCTGATCCTGATCAACCATCCGCTGAGCCCGGGCCAGGAGCGCAACCTGGAACGCGCATTGGAACGGCGCGTGGTCGACCGCACCGGCCTGATCCTGGACATCTTTTCCCAGCGCGCGCAGAGCGCCGAGGGCAAGCTGCAGGTCGAGCTGGCCCAGCTCAAGCACATGGCCACGCGCCTGGTCCGCGGCTGGACCCACCTGGAGCGCCAGCGCGGCGGTTCGATCGGCCTGCGCGGCCCCGGCGAAACCCAGCTGGAAACCGACCGCCGCCTGCTGCAGAAGCGGGTCGAACAGCTGCAGCGCCGCCTGGACAAGGTCGAGGTGCAGCGCACCCAGATGCGCCGCGCGCGCGTGCGCAGCGAACTGCCGCGCGTGGCCCTGGTGGGCTACACCAACGCCGGCAAGTCCACCTTGTTCAACGCGCTCACCGGCGCCGAGGCCTACGCCGCCGACCAGCTGTTCGCGACCCTGGACCCGACCGTGCGCCGGATCGAGCTGTCCGGCGGCGCGGTGGTGCTGGCCGACACCGTCGGTTTCGTCCGCGACCTGCCGCACGAACTGGTCGCCGCGTTCCGCTCGACCCTGTCCGAATCGCGCGAGGCCGACCTGCTGCTGCACGTGATCGACGCGGCCGACCCGCTGCGCGACGAGCGCATCGCCCAGGTCGACGCCGTGCTCAAGGAGATCGGCGCCGGCGATCTGCCGCAGCTGCTGGTGTTCAACAAGATCGACCGCCTGGACGGCGCGCAACCGCGCATCGACCGTCCGGGCGAGGGCCGCACCCGGGTCTGGCTGTCGGCGCGCGAGGGTCGCGGCCTGGACCTGCTGCGCTCGGCCCTGGCCGAGTCGCTGGAGCTGCGCCACGTGGCCGGGACGCTGCGGGTGGCCCCGCGCGACGCCCGCCTGCGCGCGCGCCTGCATGAGCTGGGCGCGGTGCGCGCCGAGCGCGCCGACGAGCACGGCTGGGAGCTGGAGGTGGACCTGGCCATCGCCGACGCCCAGCGCCTGTTCGCCCAGCCCCATGGCGAATCCCTGCGGCCTTTGCTGGAAGCGGTGCTTGAGCCGGACGATTTAGTTTGA
- a CDS encoding adenylosuccinate synthase — MGQSVVVLGAQWGDEGKGKIVDLLTERIGAVVRFQGGHNAGHTLVIGGKKTVLHLIPSGILREGALCLIGNGVVLSPAALRKEIDELEATGVEVRSRLKISPATPLIMPYHIALDQAREKAAGGKAIGTTGRGIGPAYEDKVARRGIRVADLHYPEQLAEKLRTALDYHNFVLTKYLGVDAVDFQQTLDEALAFGEYVQPMKSDVAGILHDLRKQGQRVLFEGAQGSLLDIDHGTYPYVTSSNTTVGGALAGTGVGADSIDYVLGIAKAYATRVGGGPFPTELDDEVGQGIRDRGQEYGATTGRPRRCGWIDIVALKRAVAINGITGLCITKLDVLDGMKTLKICIAYEYRGKRTEYAPLDAAGWDECTPVYLEFPGWDENTHGITEWDKLPPAARAYLRALEELAGCPLAIVSTGPDRDHTMVLHDLWA, encoded by the coding sequence ATGGGTCAGTCAGTCGTCGTTCTCGGTGCCCAGTGGGGCGATGAAGGCAAGGGCAAGATCGTCGACCTGCTGACCGAGCGGATCGGCGCGGTCGTGCGCTTCCAGGGCGGTCACAACGCCGGCCACACCCTGGTCATCGGCGGCAAGAAGACCGTGCTGCACCTGATCCCCTCGGGCATCCTGCGCGAAGGCGCGCTGTGCCTGATCGGCAACGGCGTGGTCCTGAGCCCGGCCGCGCTGCGCAAGGAAATCGACGAACTGGAAGCCACCGGCGTGGAAGTGCGCTCGCGCCTGAAGATCAGCCCGGCCACGCCGCTGATCATGCCGTACCACATCGCCCTGGATCAGGCACGCGAAAAGGCCGCCGGCGGCAAGGCCATCGGCACCACCGGTCGCGGCATCGGCCCGGCCTACGAAGACAAGGTCGCGCGCCGCGGCATCCGCGTGGCCGACCTGCATTACCCCGAACAGCTGGCCGAAAAGCTGCGCACCGCGCTGGACTACCACAACTTCGTGTTGACCAAGTACCTGGGCGTGGACGCGGTCGACTTCCAGCAGACCCTGGACGAAGCCCTGGCCTTCGGCGAGTACGTGCAGCCGATGAAGTCCGACGTGGCCGGCATCCTCCACGACCTGCGCAAGCAGGGCCAGCGCGTGCTGTTCGAAGGCGCGCAGGGTTCGCTGCTGGACATCGACCACGGCACTTACCCCTACGTGACCTCGTCCAACACCACCGTCGGCGGCGCGCTGGCCGGTACCGGCGTGGGCGCGGACTCGATCGATTACGTGCTGGGCATCGCCAAGGCCTACGCCACCCGCGTCGGCGGCGGCCCGTTCCCGACCGAACTGGACGACGAAGTCGGCCAGGGCATCCGCGACCGCGGCCAGGAGTACGGCGCCACCACCGGCCGCCCGCGCCGCTGCGGCTGGATCGACATCGTCGCGCTCAAGCGCGCCGTGGCGATCAATGGCATCACCGGCCTGTGCATCACCAAGCTCGACGTGCTCGACGGCATGAAGACCTTGAAGATCTGCATCGCCTACGAATACCGCGGCAAGCGCACCGAGTACGCGCCGCTGGACGCCGCCGGCTGGGACGAGTGCACCCCCGTCTACCTGGAGTTCCCGGGCTGGGACGAGAACACCCACGGCATCACCGAGTGGGACAAGCTGCCCCCGGCCGCCCGCGCCTACCTGCGCGCGCTGGAAGAACTGGCCGGCTGCCCGCTGGCCATCGTCTCCACCGGTCCGGACCGCGACCACACCATGGTGCTGCACGATCTTTGGGCGTAA
- the hflC gene encoding protease modulator HflC: MRYPVWIALAVAALLALLGSMFVVKEGDGAIVFRFGTIVRQDVGPGLHFKWPLIENAAVFDRRLQVLQTDPERYLTADKLDVSVDFFAIGQIEDLRRFYQATGGDEKTASERLSPIIKNSLRNEINSRTLLQVVSGDRASVIGKQLEGINRGAATLGVRIVDIRIKRIDLPQDSNVLASVYAQMRSQRQQVASQLRAEGTEQSQTIKAKADRDRTVIVAEAERDAQRLRGEGDAEATRAYAAAANKDPAFYAFQRSLEAYRQSFKDGDSVIVLDRNDPFLQYLKSDR, encoded by the coding sequence ATGAGATATCCCGTCTGGATCGCCCTGGCCGTGGCCGCGCTGCTGGCGCTGCTGGGCTCTATGTTCGTGGTCAAGGAAGGCGACGGCGCGATCGTGTTCCGCTTCGGCACCATCGTCCGCCAGGACGTGGGTCCCGGCCTGCACTTCAAGTGGCCGCTGATCGAGAACGCGGCCGTGTTCGACCGCCGCCTGCAGGTGCTGCAGACCGACCCCGAACGCTACCTCACCGCCGACAAGCTCGACGTCAGCGTCGACTTCTTCGCCATCGGCCAGATCGAAGACCTGCGTCGCTTCTACCAGGCCACCGGCGGCGACGAGAAGACCGCGTCCGAGCGCCTGTCGCCGATCATCAAGAACTCGCTGCGTAACGAGATCAACTCGCGCACGCTGTTGCAGGTGGTCTCCGGCGACCGCGCCAGCGTGATCGGCAAGCAGCTGGAAGGCATCAACCGCGGCGCCGCGACCCTGGGCGTGCGCATCGTCGATATCCGGATCAAGCGCATCGACCTGCCGCAGGACAGCAACGTGCTGGCCTCGGTATACGCGCAGATGCGCTCGCAGCGCCAGCAGGTGGCCAGCCAGCTGCGCGCCGAGGGCACCGAGCAGTCGCAAACGATCAAGGCCAAGGCCGACCGCGACCGCACCGTGATCGTGGCCGAGGCCGAGCGCGACGCCCAGCGCCTGCGCGGCGAAGGCGACGCCGAGGCCACCCGTGCCTACGCCGCCGCCGCCAACAAGGATCCGGCCTTCTACGCCTTCCAGCGCAGCCTGGAGGCCTACCGGCAGTCGTTCAAGGACGGCGACAGCGTGATCGTGCTCGATCGCAACGACCCGTTCCTGCAGTACCTCAAGTCCGACCGCTGA
- the hflK gene encoding FtsH protease activity modulator HflK, producing MAWNTPGSDNSGGSDPNGRPPRQRKPDGRGLDAVLDTLRGVFGGGGGGILRWVALVLGLWLVFNCFVLVTEQERGVVLRFGQFARILQPGPHFKAPWPIERVTKVNATQSNAYSDNVPVLTRDGNIVNVEINVQYRIGDPQQYLYGSRDAAAVLQQAAQSAVREVIGRSDLDSVLYSRSALTTTVRTRLQQSLGAYHTGLVVTELALPNARPPDEVKDAFDEAQRASADKTTLINQAEAYAKKVVPEARGQAAQVRAEAEGYKTAQIARAEGDAARFSLLVDQYKNAPDVTRKRLWLETVQQVMSENRKIVGGDSRQLLYVPLPERRGAGSASQAPLLTPELLPSTVATPSESASSGLPRPARSPRGEEPTR from the coding sequence ATGGCCTGGAATACCCCTGGTAGCGACAATTCCGGCGGCTCCGACCCCAACGGTCGGCCGCCGCGGCAACGCAAACCCGACGGCCGCGGCCTGGATGCCGTGCTCGACACCCTGCGCGGCGTGTTCGGCGGCGGTGGCGGCGGCATCCTGCGCTGGGTCGCGCTGGTCCTGGGCCTGTGGCTGGTGTTCAACTGCTTCGTGCTGGTGACCGAGCAGGAGCGCGGCGTGGTCCTGCGCTTCGGCCAGTTCGCGCGCATCCTGCAGCCGGGCCCGCATTTCAAGGCGCCGTGGCCGATCGAGCGGGTGACCAAGGTCAACGCCACCCAGAGCAACGCCTACAGCGACAACGTGCCGGTGCTGACCCGCGACGGCAACATCGTCAACGTCGAGATCAACGTGCAGTACCGCATCGGCGATCCGCAGCAATACCTGTACGGCTCGCGCGACGCGGCCGCGGTGCTGCAGCAGGCCGCGCAGAGCGCGGTGCGCGAGGTGATCGGCCGTTCCGACCTGGACAGCGTGCTGTATTCGCGCAGCGCCCTGACCACCACCGTGCGCACGCGCCTGCAGCAGTCGCTGGGCGCTTACCACACCGGCCTGGTGGTGACCGAGCTGGCGCTGCCCAACGCGCGCCCGCCGGACGAGGTTAAGGACGCCTTCGACGAGGCCCAGCGCGCCAGCGCCGACAAGACCACCCTGATCAATCAGGCCGAGGCCTACGCCAAGAAGGTCGTGCCCGAAGCGCGCGGCCAGGCCGCGCAGGTGCGCGCCGAGGCCGAGGGCTACAAGACCGCGCAGATCGCCCGCGCCGAAGGCGACGCGGCGCGCTTCTCGCTGCTGGTGGACCAGTACAAGAACGCGCCGGACGTGACCCGCAAGCGCCTGTGGCTGGAAACCGTGCAGCAGGTGATGAGCGAGAACCGCAAGATCGTCGGCGGCGATTCGCGCCAGCTGCTGTACGTGCCGCTGCCCGAGCGGCGCGGCGCCGGTAGCGCGTCGCAGGCGCCGCTGCTGACCCCCGAATTGCTGCCGTCCACCGTGGCTACCCCGTCCGAGAGCGCCAGCTCCGGCCTGCCGCGTCCGGCCCGCAGCCCGCGCGGCGAGGAGCCCACCCGATGA
- the miaA gene encoding tRNA (adenosine(37)-N6)-dimethylallyltransferase MiaA, whose protein sequence is MSADPRPLAIALMGPTASGKTALALDWAQRLGGEIVSVDSALVYRGLDIGAAKPSAQEQAQVPHHLIDLRQPWQPYSAAEFALDARRALDGIAARGRLPILAGGTGLYFHALLHGLAPMPEADPAVRAQLEAEAAQLGWAALHAQLSAVDPEAAARIHASDAQRIQRALEVYRLSGRSISDWRREAAGAPRLPYRVLKLVLAPAGRAELHQRIAQRFDAMLAAGFLDEVRTLRGLPELQAHPRPLELPAVRAVGYRQAWEYLDGQGDAAQFRDRGIYATRQLAKRQLTWLRGEIDARWLDPLRQRPELEAALALFIRGTGHDRRHG, encoded by the coding sequence ATGTCCGCCGACCCGCGCCCGCTCGCGATCGCCCTGATGGGCCCGACCGCCTCGGGCAAGACCGCGCTCGCGCTGGATTGGGCGCAGCGCCTGGGCGGCGAGATCGTCAGCGTCGACTCGGCCCTCGTGTACCGCGGCCTGGACATCGGCGCGGCCAAGCCCAGCGCGCAGGAACAGGCGCAGGTCCCGCACCATCTGATCGACCTGCGCCAGCCCTGGCAGCCGTATTCGGCGGCCGAGTTCGCGCTGGACGCGCGCCGCGCCCTGGACGGCATCGCCGCGCGCGGACGCCTGCCGATCCTGGCCGGCGGCACCGGCCTGTACTTCCACGCCTTGCTGCACGGCCTGGCGCCGATGCCCGAGGCCGACCCGGCCGTGCGCGCACAGCTGGAGGCCGAAGCCGCGCAACTGGGCTGGGCCGCGCTGCACGCGCAACTGAGCGCGGTGGACCCGGAAGCGGCCGCGCGCATCCACGCCAGCGACGCCCAGCGCATCCAGCGCGCGCTCGAGGTCTATCGATTGTCCGGCCGCAGCATCAGCGACTGGCGGCGCGAGGCCGCCGGCGCGCCGCGGCTGCCGTACCGGGTGCTGAAGCTGGTGCTGGCGCCGGCCGGGCGCGCCGAACTGCACCAGCGCATCGCCCAGCGTTTCGACGCGATGCTGGCCGCGGGCTTCCTGGACGAGGTCCGGACTTTGCGCGGCTTGCCCGAATTGCAGGCGCATCCGCGCCCGTTGGAGTTGCCGGCGGTGCGCGCGGTGGGCTACCGCCAGGCCTGGGAATACCTGGACGGGCAGGGCGACGCGGCCCAGTTCCGCGACCGCGGCATCTATGCCACCCGCCAGCTGGCCAAGCGCCAACTGACCTGGCTGCGCGGCGAAATCGACGCGCGCTGGCTGGACCCGCTGCGGCAGCGGCCGGAGCTGGAGGCGGCCCTGGCGCTGTTCATCCGCGGCACCGGTCACGACCGCCGCCACGGCTGA
- a CDS encoding DUF2065 domain-containing protein, whose amino-acid sequence MSAELVSALCLVAVLEGLFLLVAPRGWKRAAEQLQAMPDRQLRLVGAIAAAIGVAALWLVRG is encoded by the coding sequence ATGAGCGCCGAGCTGGTCTCGGCGCTGTGCCTGGTCGCAGTGCTGGAAGGGCTGTTCCTGCTGGTGGCGCCGCGCGGCTGGAAGCGCGCCGCCGAGCAGTTGCAGGCCATGCCCGACCGCCAGCTGCGCCTGGTTGGCGCGATCGCCGCCGCCATCGGCGTGGCGGCTTTGTGGCTGGTACGCGGCTGA
- the hfq gene encoding RNA chaperone Hfq → MSKGQSLQDPFLNALRRERVPVSVYLVNGIKLQGTIESFDQFVVLLRNTVSQMVYKHAISTVVPARNVRVGPGGGYVQSAEGGEGADENE, encoded by the coding sequence ATGTCCAAGGGGCAATCCTTGCAGGATCCTTTCCTGAACGCTCTGCGCCGCGAACGCGTGCCGGTATCGGTCTATCTGGTCAACGGCATCAAGCTGCAGGGCACGATCGAATCCTTCGACCAATTCGTGGTCCTGCTGCGCAACACCGTGAGCCAGATGGTCTACAAGCACGCCATCTCCACCGTGGTGCCCGCGCGCAACGTGCGCGTCGGCCCGGGCGGCGGCTACGTGCAGTCCGCCGAGGGCGGCGAAGGCGCCGACGAGAACGAATAA
- a CDS encoding PH domain-containing protein — protein MTRYAVPAPGRAALLVPAVSLIAALAGVAYAVLRSREDPQALQLAWIALPVLALVSGLIWLGARRRSVELDGATLIVRAGPHTRRVPVSELDLAQARVVDLDEHTGLRPSIKTLGSALPGYQAGWFRMRDGWRKGYYLLTSRQRVLCLPERGGATLLLSLEQPQALLDALQAVAPRGRSR, from the coding sequence ATGACGCGCTACGCCGTTCCCGCCCCCGGCCGCGCGGCATTGCTGGTGCCCGCGGTCTCGCTGATCGCGGCGCTGGCAGGCGTGGCTTACGCGGTACTGCGCTCGCGCGAGGATCCGCAGGCGCTGCAACTGGCGTGGATCGCGCTGCCGGTGCTGGCGCTGGTGTCGGGCCTGATCTGGCTGGGCGCGCGCCGACGCTCGGTGGAATTGGATGGCGCCACCCTGATCGTGCGCGCCGGCCCGCATACGCGGCGCGTGCCGGTGTCGGAACTGGACCTGGCGCAGGCGCGCGTGGTCGATCTGGACGAGCACACCGGCCTGCGACCGTCGATCAAGACCCTGGGCAGCGCCCTGCCCGGTTACCAGGCTGGCTGGTTCCGCATGCGCGATGGCTGGCGCAAGGGCTACTACCTGCTCACCTCGCGCCAGCGCGTGCTGTGCCTGCCCGAACGCGGCGGTGCCACGCTGCTGCTGTCGCTGGAACAACCGCAGGCCTTGCTCGATGCACTGCAGGCCGTGGCGCCGCGGGGCCGCTCCCGCTAA
- a CDS encoding restriction endonuclease, which yields MADVTKARTGLLIRKLFEILQGQRDGMRAADALAALEKSVQLTAYEAGDYESGGRRFERIVRFATVSCVKAGWLVKHKGVWTVSDEGAAAFAQITDPEKFYRQAERLYWTWRKAQPAAAEDTPAEEAAETSAVITLEEAEEVAWKEIEQFLAGMPPYEFQELVGELLRAMGYHVAWIAPTGKDGGVDVIAYNDPLGTRPPRIKVQVKRNAHSPRIDVVGLRSFMAVLGEGDVGLFVAMSGFTRDAELEARQSHRRVTLLDTTKLVELWIEHYSKLEDAARRRLPLKPVWFLAAED from the coding sequence ATGGCGGACGTCACCAAGGCCAGGACCGGCCTGCTGATACGCAAATTGTTCGAAATCCTGCAGGGACAGCGCGACGGCATGCGCGCGGCCGACGCATTGGCCGCTCTGGAGAAGTCGGTGCAGCTCACCGCCTACGAGGCCGGCGACTACGAGTCCGGCGGACGGCGTTTCGAGCGCATCGTGCGATTCGCCACCGTGTCCTGCGTCAAGGCCGGTTGGCTGGTCAAGCACAAGGGCGTGTGGACGGTCAGCGACGAGGGCGCGGCAGCGTTCGCCCAGATTACAGATCCGGAAAAGTTCTACCGCCAGGCCGAGCGCCTGTATTGGACCTGGCGCAAGGCACAGCCTGCCGCTGCGGAGGACACACCGGCCGAAGAAGCGGCGGAGACCTCGGCGGTCATCACCCTGGAAGAGGCCGAGGAGGTGGCTTGGAAGGAGATCGAGCAGTTCCTGGCCGGCATGCCGCCCTACGAGTTCCAGGAGTTGGTCGGCGAGTTGCTGCGTGCGATGGGCTACCACGTCGCGTGGATCGCACCGACCGGAAAAGACGGCGGCGTGGACGTGATCGCCTACAACGATCCCTTGGGCACCCGCCCGCCGCGCATCAAGGTGCAGGTCAAGCGCAACGCCCATTCGCCGCGCATCGACGTGGTCGGCTTGCGCAGCTTCATGGCGGTGCTGGGTGAGGGCGATGTAGGCCTGTTCGTGGCCATGTCGGGCTTCACTCGGGATGCCGAACTGGAAGCGCGCCAATCGCATCGCCGCGTCACCCTGCTGGACACCACCAAGCTGGTGGAGCTGTGGATCGAACATTATTCGAAGCTCGAGGACGCCGCGCGTCGGCGCTTGCCGCTGAAGCCGGTGTGGTTCCTGGCCGCAGAGGATTGA